The Polyodon spathula isolate WHYD16114869_AA unplaced genomic scaffold, ASM1765450v1 scaffolds_1573, whole genome shotgun sequence genome has a segment encoding these proteins:
- the LOC121309900 gene encoding protein S100-A1-like: protein MSQLEGAMTAMISVFHKYSGKEGDKYTLSNGELKDLIKNELGNFLGEPKDKVAVDKVMTMLDQNKDGQVDFNEYIILIGAITMACNDFFKDHKKK, encoded by the exons ATGTCTCAACTCGAGGGCGCCATGACTGCAATGATCAGCGTTTTCCACAAGTACTCCGGCAAGGAGGGAGACAAATACACCCTGAGCAACGGGGAGCTGAAAGACCTCATCAAGAACGAGCTGGGCAACTTCCTCGGG GAACCCAAGGACAAGGTCGCGGTCGACAAAGTCATGACGATGCTGGACCAAAACAAAGACGGGCAGGTGGACTTCAACGAGTACATTATCCTGATCGGCGCCATCACCATGGCGTGTAACGATTTCTTCAAGGATCATAAGAAGAAGTGA